One stretch of Daphnia pulicaria isolate SC F1-1A chromosome 8, SC_F0-13Bv2, whole genome shotgun sequence DNA includes these proteins:
- the LOC124312074 gene encoding uncharacterized protein LOC124312074 isoform X1, with product MEDNHKDVLARSQSWAVIRPVERLTSERKGSVANGEDEDSAAVPIQEAQSYKLDKTSEAAVVRRLMETLTEHQPSTDTGHSAASLKVHFRCSLDDISNDNDDKDNSSLNDGAAGDCSYRSHSAEATSWSASESDLTGPVGEDEDDVNLAPDGGWGWVIVAASFVIHLIADGITFSFGVIYAELLDYFQESKGYTAVIGSLFMATPLLSGPLASALTDRFGCRAVTIAGSIVAAIGLFLTSLSNSVEALFLTFLIAGLGLSLCYVAAIAVVAFYFDKRLSLATGLAVCGSGIGTFIFAPITQYLINEYGWRGAMLILSGIFLNIVICGALMREIEGPGGTLRGNAKGKISRSTSAEQTSTGFRSRNCSESDTEHQRLSSDSPAVLMEIKAAADSTFLEFERDDDTRLCNSLINLPTFLRHGDKIPHEVLMTITNNPRLYGIVLANYPTLFDGYVVNENKEAERSITTTENSPKKCKDPINSKDAAAALLTSKETVHPHGHPWHTAYLNGLKIKKRSLTYRGAMLNLPRYRLRASSCPDIYRNSITTIAREKEGACWDYLEELREVFMFDFSYLSNPSFVMFAISNGLLYCCYHVPYIYLTDWAKTQGQPKDDESLEELLYNTPSGQSEEPSFLLSIVGILNTLGVIIVGYLGDRSWANPTWIYSASMLLCGLSTAVVPLLPGSPWLEIAAGLFGLSIAANYSLVSAILVELISLERFVNAYGLLLLFQGVANLIGPPLAGWISDLTGSYDLSFYIAGIFIVLSGAILVLLPVSQHIKSRMSAANVADSLETGMLAKEENQQGRTIQTYIKTKDSNRLGPSDKSTPI from the exons ATGGAAGACAACCATAAAGATGTTCTTGCCAGGAGTCAGTCGTGGGCCGTCATCAGACCCGTCGAGAGGCTGACCTCCGAGAGAAAAGGAAGCGTCGCTAATGGAGAAGATGAAGACTCGGCCGCTGTTCCGATTCAAGAGGCACAAAGCTACAAACTTGACAAGACGTCGGAAGCGGCCGTTGTCCGGCGACTAATGGAAACACTGACGGAACACCAGCCGTCAACGGACACTGGCCATTCTGCCGCAAGTTTGAAGGTCCATTTTCGCTGCTCGCTAGACGACATCAGCAACGATAACGACGACAAGGACAACTCGAGTTTGAACGATGGCGCTGCCGGCGATTGCTCTTACCGGAGCCACTCGG CAGAAGCGACTTCTTGGAGCGCCAGTGAAAGCGACCTCACCGGACCGGTAGGTGAGGATGAGGATGACGTCAACTTGGCACCCGACGGAG GTTGGGGATGGGTCATCGTAGCGGCCAGTTTCGTCATCCATTTGATCGCCgatggaatcaccttttcctTCGGAGTCATCTACGCTGAACTGCTTGACTATTTCCAAGAATCTAAGGGCTACACGGCAGTTATTGGGTCATTGTTTATGGCGACTCCGCTACTTTCCGGGCCGCTTGCCTCAGCACTGACAGACCGATTTGGTTGCCGGGCAGTTACAATCGCAGGATCTATCGTAGCAGCCATAGGATTATTTCTCACTTCACTGTCCA ATTCGGTGGAAGCATTGTTCCTGACGTTTCTAATCGCCGGGTTGGGGCTTTCGCTGTGTTACGTGGCAGCCATCGCTGTGGTGGCTTTTTACTTCGATAAACGTCTCTCGTTAGCCACGGGATTGGCGGTATGCGGTAGTGGTATTggtacttttatttttgctcccatCACACAATACCTCATTAACGAGTACGGCTGGAGAGGCGCCATGCTAATTTTATCCGGAATCTTCCTCAACATTGTCATCTGTGGCGCTTTAATGAGAGAAATTGAAGGACCCGGTGGAACTTTGCGCGGAAATGCCAAGGGAAAAATTAGTCGTTCGACTTCGGCAGAACAGACATCCACCGGCTTTCGGTCACGTAACTGCAGCGAGAGTGACACGGAACATCAGCGACTGTCCAGCGATTCACCTGCAGTTCTAATGGAAATTAAAGCAGCCGCAGATTCCACTTTTCTTGAATTTGAACGCGACGACGACACTAGGCTTTGTAATTCGCTCATAAATCTGCCGACATTCTTGCGGCACGGTGACAAAATCCCGCACGAAGTTTTGATGACCATTACAAATAACCCTCGCCTCTATGGAATCGTGCTGGCCAACTACCCGACTCTGTTCGACGGTTACGTAGTCAACGAAAACAAAGAAGCGGAGCGGTCGATAACTACCACCGAGAATTCGCCCAAAAAATGCAAGGATCCCATCAATTCCAAGGACGCGGCCGCCGCCTTATTGACCAGCAAAGAAACAGTACACCCTCACGGACATCCTTGGCACACTGCTTACCTGAacggtttgaaaattaaaaaacggtCGTTAACTTACCGCGGTGCAATGCTCAATCTGCCGCGCTATCGGCTACGGGCCTCTTCCTGTCCAGATATTTACCGCAATTCCATCACAACCATCGCAAGGGAAAAGGAAGGA GCCTGCTGGGACTATTTGGAGGAATTGCGCGAAGTGTTCATGTTCGATTTCTCTTACTTGTCGAACCCGAGTTTCGTCATGTTTGCCATTTCTAATGGACTTCTCTATTGTTG CTACCATGTCCCGTACATTTATTTGACGGATTGGGCGAAAACCCAAGGACAACCCAAGGACGACGAATCATTAGAAGAATTGTTATACAACACTCCGTCCGGACAATCGGAAGAGCCTTCTTTTCTATTGTCGATTGTGGGCATTCTCAACACGTTAGGAGTG ATTATTGTGGGCTATCTTGGGGATCGATCCTGGGCCAACCCCACTTGGATATACTCCG CGAGCATGTTACTGTGTGGACTGTCTACGGCTGTTGTCCCTCTTCTACCCGGATCCCCCTGGTTGGAAATAGCGGCTGGCCTTTTCGGATTGAGCATTGCAGCCAATTATTCACTCGTCTCTGCCATTCTAGTCGAATTGATCTCGCTTGAACGCTTTGTCAACGCTTACGGTTTACTTCTTCTCTTCCAAGGAGTCGCCAATTTGATTGGACCGCCGTTAGCTGGTTGGATCAGTGATTTGACCG GCTCGTACGATTTATCATTTTACATTGCCGGTATTTTTATCGTTCTCTCGGGAGCTATTCTAGTCCTTTTGCCAGTCTCCCAGCACATCAAATCGCGCATGTCTGCCGCCAACGTTGCAGACAGTCTAGAGACCGGAATGCTGGCTAAAGAAGAGAATCAGCAAGGACGGACGATTCAAACGTACATCAAAACGAAAGATTCAAACAGACTAGGTCCATCCGACAAGAGCACCCCCATTTAG
- the LOC124312074 gene encoding uncharacterized protein LOC124312074 isoform X2 — MEDNHKDVLARSQSWAVIRPVERLTSERKGSVANGEDEDSAAVPIQEAQSYKLDKTSEAAVVRRLMETLTEHQPSTDTGHSAASLKVHFRCSLDDISNDNDDKDNSSLNDGAAGDCSYRSHSEATSWSASESDLTGPVGEDEDDVNLAPDGGWGWVIVAASFVIHLIADGITFSFGVIYAELLDYFQESKGYTAVIGSLFMATPLLSGPLASALTDRFGCRAVTIAGSIVAAIGLFLTSLSNSVEALFLTFLIAGLGLSLCYVAAIAVVAFYFDKRLSLATGLAVCGSGIGTFIFAPITQYLINEYGWRGAMLILSGIFLNIVICGALMREIEGPGGTLRGNAKGKISRSTSAEQTSTGFRSRNCSESDTEHQRLSSDSPAVLMEIKAAADSTFLEFERDDDTRLCNSLINLPTFLRHGDKIPHEVLMTITNNPRLYGIVLANYPTLFDGYVVNENKEAERSITTTENSPKKCKDPINSKDAAAALLTSKETVHPHGHPWHTAYLNGLKIKKRSLTYRGAMLNLPRYRLRASSCPDIYRNSITTIAREKEGACWDYLEELREVFMFDFSYLSNPSFVMFAISNGLLYCCYHVPYIYLTDWAKTQGQPKDDESLEELLYNTPSGQSEEPSFLLSIVGILNTLGVIIVGYLGDRSWANPTWIYSASMLLCGLSTAVVPLLPGSPWLEIAAGLFGLSIAANYSLVSAILVELISLERFVNAYGLLLLFQGVANLIGPPLAGWISDLTGSYDLSFYIAGIFIVLSGAILVLLPVSQHIKSRMSAANVADSLETGMLAKEENQQGRTIQTYIKTKDSNRLGPSDKSTPI, encoded by the exons ATGGAAGACAACCATAAAGATGTTCTTGCCAGGAGTCAGTCGTGGGCCGTCATCAGACCCGTCGAGAGGCTGACCTCCGAGAGAAAAGGAAGCGTCGCTAATGGAGAAGATGAAGACTCGGCCGCTGTTCCGATTCAAGAGGCACAAAGCTACAAACTTGACAAGACGTCGGAAGCGGCCGTTGTCCGGCGACTAATGGAAACACTGACGGAACACCAGCCGTCAACGGACACTGGCCATTCTGCCGCAAGTTTGAAGGTCCATTTTCGCTGCTCGCTAGACGACATCAGCAACGATAACGACGACAAGGACAACTCGAGTTTGAACGATGGCGCTGCCGGCGATTGCTCTTACCGGAGCCACTCGG AAGCGACTTCTTGGAGCGCCAGTGAAAGCGACCTCACCGGACCGGTAGGTGAGGATGAGGATGACGTCAACTTGGCACCCGACGGAG GTTGGGGATGGGTCATCGTAGCGGCCAGTTTCGTCATCCATTTGATCGCCgatggaatcaccttttcctTCGGAGTCATCTACGCTGAACTGCTTGACTATTTCCAAGAATCTAAGGGCTACACGGCAGTTATTGGGTCATTGTTTATGGCGACTCCGCTACTTTCCGGGCCGCTTGCCTCAGCACTGACAGACCGATTTGGTTGCCGGGCAGTTACAATCGCAGGATCTATCGTAGCAGCCATAGGATTATTTCTCACTTCACTGTCCA ATTCGGTGGAAGCATTGTTCCTGACGTTTCTAATCGCCGGGTTGGGGCTTTCGCTGTGTTACGTGGCAGCCATCGCTGTGGTGGCTTTTTACTTCGATAAACGTCTCTCGTTAGCCACGGGATTGGCGGTATGCGGTAGTGGTATTggtacttttatttttgctcccatCACACAATACCTCATTAACGAGTACGGCTGGAGAGGCGCCATGCTAATTTTATCCGGAATCTTCCTCAACATTGTCATCTGTGGCGCTTTAATGAGAGAAATTGAAGGACCCGGTGGAACTTTGCGCGGAAATGCCAAGGGAAAAATTAGTCGTTCGACTTCGGCAGAACAGACATCCACCGGCTTTCGGTCACGTAACTGCAGCGAGAGTGACACGGAACATCAGCGACTGTCCAGCGATTCACCTGCAGTTCTAATGGAAATTAAAGCAGCCGCAGATTCCACTTTTCTTGAATTTGAACGCGACGACGACACTAGGCTTTGTAATTCGCTCATAAATCTGCCGACATTCTTGCGGCACGGTGACAAAATCCCGCACGAAGTTTTGATGACCATTACAAATAACCCTCGCCTCTATGGAATCGTGCTGGCCAACTACCCGACTCTGTTCGACGGTTACGTAGTCAACGAAAACAAAGAAGCGGAGCGGTCGATAACTACCACCGAGAATTCGCCCAAAAAATGCAAGGATCCCATCAATTCCAAGGACGCGGCCGCCGCCTTATTGACCAGCAAAGAAACAGTACACCCTCACGGACATCCTTGGCACACTGCTTACCTGAacggtttgaaaattaaaaaacggtCGTTAACTTACCGCGGTGCAATGCTCAATCTGCCGCGCTATCGGCTACGGGCCTCTTCCTGTCCAGATATTTACCGCAATTCCATCACAACCATCGCAAGGGAAAAGGAAGGA GCCTGCTGGGACTATTTGGAGGAATTGCGCGAAGTGTTCATGTTCGATTTCTCTTACTTGTCGAACCCGAGTTTCGTCATGTTTGCCATTTCTAATGGACTTCTCTATTGTTG CTACCATGTCCCGTACATTTATTTGACGGATTGGGCGAAAACCCAAGGACAACCCAAGGACGACGAATCATTAGAAGAATTGTTATACAACACTCCGTCCGGACAATCGGAAGAGCCTTCTTTTCTATTGTCGATTGTGGGCATTCTCAACACGTTAGGAGTG ATTATTGTGGGCTATCTTGGGGATCGATCCTGGGCCAACCCCACTTGGATATACTCCG CGAGCATGTTACTGTGTGGACTGTCTACGGCTGTTGTCCCTCTTCTACCCGGATCCCCCTGGTTGGAAATAGCGGCTGGCCTTTTCGGATTGAGCATTGCAGCCAATTATTCACTCGTCTCTGCCATTCTAGTCGAATTGATCTCGCTTGAACGCTTTGTCAACGCTTACGGTTTACTTCTTCTCTTCCAAGGAGTCGCCAATTTGATTGGACCGCCGTTAGCTGGTTGGATCAGTGATTTGACCG GCTCGTACGATTTATCATTTTACATTGCCGGTATTTTTATCGTTCTCTCGGGAGCTATTCTAGTCCTTTTGCCAGTCTCCCAGCACATCAAATCGCGCATGTCTGCCGCCAACGTTGCAGACAGTCTAGAGACCGGAATGCTGGCTAAAGAAGAGAATCAGCAAGGACGGACGATTCAAACGTACATCAAAACGAAAGATTCAAACAGACTAGGTCCATCCGACAAGAGCACCCCCATTTAG